The sequence below is a genomic window from bacterium BMS3Abin08.
AACACTTGATCAGTCCGTCATTCCCGCAATCCCGAACGCATTCGGGAGTCGGGAATCCTTCTTAAAGAACGATTCCGGACAAGCCGGAATGACACTGTGCGTTGTGGTTCCGGAATGACACTGTGCGTTGTGGTTCCGGAATGACACTGTGCGTTGTGGTTCCGGAATGACACTGTGCGTTGTGGTTCCGGAATGACACTGTGCGTTGCACGCAGGCAGGGCGAGGGTGGGGGCGGTTAAGATGCTGATTTCACCCCTCCCTTAATCCCCTCCCATCACAGGCTGTGTCATAATTGTCATCCTGAACTTGTTTCAGGATCTATATAAAACGTAACATTTTGAAAATACGAGATTCTGAAATAAATTCAGAATGACATCATGTACGTTTTCAGGATTATGACACAGCCTCTCAAGGGAGGGGAGACTTTAAAGTTTTTTTAACCAAACAAACCAAATCAACCAAATAGACGAGATCAACAATATACCCCGCCGTCTCTGCGGGGAGTCACGTATTTACCATGCACCTTGCCGAAGGCCCCGACCTTTGGTCGGAGAGCTTGACTGAATACATTTTTTGTCTCCTACCGGAGAGGTTGTTTTTCTCCCCTCCAGGATCATTTCGCTACATCCGTGAAATTCACCAAAAGGGTCTGAAGCGCCTTAATCTGTAATGCCCCTCACATCCGGTTAACATTTCATCTGCTATAATAAGACATGCGAAGATACATCTATATTTTGTTTGCCCTCTTCTTTGTCGTCTCTCTTTCCGGTACTCTCCTGTCAGGTATTTATCTCTCCAGATTACGTGGGGCCCTGGAGGTGGTTGTCGAGGCCGGTGAGAGCATGAGACAGCGTGACCTGCTTCATCAGCGTGTTGAAGACCTCCTGGGGGTTTCAAAAGACGATGATGCCTATCATGAGGTGATTGATGATATCAAAAAGAGGCTCAGGAAATGCGAGGGATGCCATCACAAAGGAGCGTATAAAGAGAAGGTTGAGAAGATAAAGGAGGCTTTTTTACTGGTCGGCAACTCGACTCCCGGGGCAAAAAAGGCAACCGCCCGTCTTTATTCATTGACAAGAAGTGCATCACAGAAGGGACAGGAGTTAATAATGAATAGGACAGAGCGGGCGCTTAGGGTTTCGAGGGAGGTCTTTCCCTTATTTTTTTCAACGGTGCTGGCATTGATGGTCCTCCTTGTGGTCTTTACCGTCATAATTATCAGGCGGGCAGAGTTATACACAAGGAAGGTGGTGAAGGCAGCGGGGTTGATTGCCGAGGGTAAGGCTGTAGGCGGGACGATCTTCAGGGAAGAGTTCAAGCCGGTAGGTGACGCCTTTGGACTGCTCCAGCGGGAGATTACTATCAGGGAGGAGAAGCTTCTGAACTGGAACCGGCGATGGCAGATGACCTTTGATTCGATCAATGAGACAATGGCTGTTTGTGATATATCGGGAATGATTGTGCAGGCCAACAGGGCCTTCAAGGAAAGATTCGGCTATGATTCGGAAGGTCTGAAGCTCTGTGACCTCGTATGCAGGGACTTTGCGTCCGTGGTGCGGTGCCCGATGCAAAGGGCTATCGATACAGGAGAGATACAGCAGGAAACCCTGGCGAAGGAAGGCTGTGTGCTGGATATCGTGGCTTATCCGCTTGCAGGGCAGGACGGATCACTCCAGGGTGGCATATGGATAGGCAGGGATATAACAAAAGAGAAGGAGCTTGAGGCAAGGGCCCTCCAGTCTGAAAAGATGGTTGCCCTTGGAGAACTCGTTTCCGGCATTGCCCATGAGGTGAACAACCCCCTCTCCGTGGCCCTGGGGTATTCGGAGATGCTCCTTGATTCAGGCGAGGTTAATGAACGGGACAGTAAGAGGCTGGAGAAGATTTTTAATGCGATAAAGAGATCGTCGAACATTATCAGGAATCTCCTGGATTTTGCACGCAAGAGGCCCCCTGAAGAGATCGAGTGTAACCTGAGTGAGATTACAGAGGGGATCCTTGATCTGATGGCTTATGAACTGAACTCCGAAGGCATAACCATATTAAAGGAATTCGCTGACCTGCCCCCTGTGAAGGGTGACCCTTTCCAACTGAGACAGGTAGCGCTTAATCTCTTAAAGAACGCACGTGATGCACTGAGGGAGACCGGTAATGAAGAGGGAATAATAAAAACAAGGACCTTCGTTGAGGGGGGACGGGTCTTTCTTGAGGTTACAGACAACGGTCCCATGATCCCCGAGGATATCATGGGCCGTATATTTGAACCCTTTTTTACCACCAAGGATATCGGCAAGGGTACGGGGCTGGGGCTATCCATAACCTATTCAATCGTGAAGTGGCACGGAGGTGACCTCTTTGTTGAAAACCTGCCGGAAGGCGGCGTAAGGTTCACGGCTGCCTTTCCTTCGATGATGGGGGATGGGGCCTTGCCTGCATGAAGAGTGCTGAAATCCCGGCTGTTTCATAGGTTGATGCTCAGTTTGCAATGCCCCTTGCCGGAAGCCCGACCTTTGATCGGAGAGCTTGACCGCTGACATGGAATCTGTTTGGCGGTTTAGTCTAAAGTTTCCCTCCATAATGTCCGATAAGTATGCATGAAGACCGTTAATCATATCCGGACCTTCTTTGAGATTTTCTCTGCATTGATCAGGGGGCTTCTGTCGGGGTCTAATAATGGTGTTGATGATTATTATGATTATCTCGGGTATGAGTCCTTTATTGCGAGGGATGAGTATTACAAAAAGGAGGAGTCATGGTTGATAAGGAAGCCATCTTAAAGGACTGTACCCTCCCGGCGATGCCCCACGTGGGAGCAAAGATACTCCGGGTGGTTAACGATCCCCTGACAAGCGTGGAGGAATTACAGGACACCATGATTTCCGACCAGGCGATTACATCAAGGATACTGATGATTGCAAACTCTGCCTATTACGGTCTGAGGCGCAAGGTTGATACACTCTCTGATGCCTTGTTTGTGCTCGGTTTTGAGGCAGTGAAGAAGATCGCCATCGCCGTTTCAACAAAGGATATCTATAACTTTCACGGCCTCATTGAACAGAAACTGTGGGAGCATGCCATCGGGGTCTCGATAGCCGCCGGTCTTGTAGGCGAAAAGCAGAGTGCCTATAAGGTCTCAATAGAGGAATGCATTGTGGCAGGACTTTTGCATGATATAGGTAAAGCCGTAATGAATCGGAGTCAGCCCGAGAGGTATGCAATGGTAGTTGAGACAGTATATGAGGACCATATTCCCTTTTGCAGGGCTGAAGAGGACCTCTTCGGCTTTACACACCAGGAGGTTGGCGCCCTGCTCTTTCAGAAATGGAGACTTCCGGATGACCTCGCTGCAATCACGGGTAACCACCATAAGCGTCATGAGATTGACGAATCTGACCGGGAAAGAGGTTTCTGCACGGTGATCGCCTTTGCTGATTCCCTCTGCGTACGCCTTGGTGTGGGGTACAGGGAGCCCATGCCGGACATTGTTTCCGATAATTCAGGAGTTACTGAGGAACTGGGCCTTGGCATAGGAGATATGGAAGAGCTGATAGGCATGTTCAAGGAACGGTATATAATGGAAAAACTATCCTTTCTGAATTAGTTATGGCGATAGAGGGACTTAAAAAAATCTTTGAGACACCGATGACCAAGGGACGGCTTGATATCATCAGGGACAGAGATGACGAGAGACGGCGCCGGAGAAAGGATAATAAGAAGAAGGAAGAGAAGAGGGACAGGAGGGGGCTAATCGATATCAAGGCATGAGGGAGGAGCGTCAAATTTCCATCATAGCCTGAGAGGAGGTCTAAAAACATGATTAAGGGACTCGTGAAGAACAGGAAACCTCTTAGAGAGCCGTCCGAAGCGGACAGGCTTTTAAACATGCAACTTTCCGAGATAGAGGAGCTTTCATCCCTGCTCATGAGCCGCATTGATGAGCGGGTAAAGGCACTCAAGGAGATTGAAAAGAGGATAGATGAAAAGAAGGATATGCTGCAGAGGCTTCTGATAAGGGCGGAAAACATCTCTTCCGAATACGAGGACCTTTCCGGTTACCGCTACAGGGAGGTGATGGTTCTTGCAAGCAGGGGACTGAAGGTAGAAGAGATAGCGAACCTGCTTGACCTGCCTGTTGGTGAAGTTGAACTTTTAATAAACATGAGTGAGTAGCCGCGGGAGGAAACTTTTTCCTCTCAGCGGTCTCCCTGTAAGGGGTATCGTCAAATTCCTACCGGCAGAAAATACAAAGATTCACTAACACAGAAGTGACCGGCCGGATAACACCTTTTCAGTTCTCCCGTTTAAAAGCTTAAGGATTCAATGGGTTAGCACCTCGACGGGAAAGCACCCCTAACCCCTCCCCCCGTATTTACTGCCTTGGAATCCCTGTCGCAATTTACTGGCATAGCAATTGCTAAACTGGAGAATGTCATGTACAAGGGAATTTACATAGCGGCCTCAGGAGCGATTACCAGGGAAAGGGAACTCTCTGTCATAACGAAAAACATTGCAAACGCTGCAACTCATGCGTATAAAAAGGAGAAACTATCCTTCAGTTCCTTTCTCCTGCCGTCGACGGTGGATGCCTCCTATTCCGAAAAGGTAATGACCGAGGAGTCAGGAATAATAACCGACTTTTCCCAGGGTGGGATGACCTCAACAGGTGACCCCTTTGATCTCGCCCTTGAAGGTAACGGTTTCTTCGCCCTCGAAGGGAACCGTTATACAAGGAAAGGCAGCTTCGGGCTTGACGGGGAGGGCTATCTGATAAGCTCCGAGGGATACAGGGTGCTCGGGGATGACGGGAACCCCCTGAAGATACCCTCCGGCCGTATGGATGTCAATGAGGAGGGTTTTATAACCGTAAAGGGGACCAATGTGGGCAGGATCAATGTCGTGGATTTCCCCAAGCCCTACAATCTTCTGAAGGTTGGAGACGGCCTGTACCTTAGCCGGGATAATGCGGCACCGGTCAGGGCGGATGCCCGTGTGGTCCAGGGGACGCTTGAGGGATCAAATGTGAACATAATCCAGGCGATGGTAGAGATGATGAGGGCGGTCAGGGAGGTTGAGGCCTACCAGAAGATGATGAGGGCCTTTGATGAGAACGCGGGTAAGGCAATAAATGAGATAGGGAGGATATAGCAGAATGATGAGATCACTCTTTATAGCAGCCACGGGCATGGAGGCACAGAAGCTGAATATCGAAGTCATCTCCAACAACCTTGCAAATGCGAACACGCCGGGCTTCAAAAAGAGCAGGGCGGACTTTCAGGAACTGATGTATCAGGAGATCAAGACCCCGGGGGCGGCCTCAGGAGATGGCGCACAACTCCCTTCGGGGATCCAGATAGGTCTTGGTGTGAAGCCGGCGGCTGTTCAGAAGATTTTTGAACAGGGCGATTTTGTCCAGACAGGGAACCCCCTTGATATGACCATCGAGGGTGGCGGCTTCTTCCAGGTGGTAAAGCCCGACGGGGAAATCGCCTATACAAGGGCGGGGACATTCAAGCTCGACAGCGAAGGAAGGATCGTAACTTCAAACGGATATGCCGTCGAACCTGAGATTACCATACCCTCCGACACAACCCAGATCACCATAGGTGATGACGGCCGGATCAACGTCCTCCAGCCGGGAAGCAACACCCCTACCGAGGTTGGTCAGATGGAGCTTGCAAAGTTTGCAAACCCGGGAGGGCTTAAGCCTATCGGAAAAAGCCTCTTTGTGGAGACTGCCTCGTCGGGCGCTCCGAACACCGGTACTCCGGGCTCTGACGGGCTGGGGACAATACAGCAGGGGTTTATTGAGATGAGTAATGTGGACGTGGTCGAAGAGATGATCCAGCTGATAGTGAGCCAGAGGGCATATGAACTGAGTTCAAAGACCGTTCAGGCCGTAGACGAGATGCTTCAGATGACAAACAACATAAAGAGGTAAGAGAATTGATTACACTTGTACTGCTCTCAATGCTGACCACCTGGAGCCCCGAAAAGGTATTGGTGAACTACCTTCTGGAGAACTACCCATGGCCCGACATCCAGGTTGAGGCCATAGCGCCTGAAGGGGACTTCCCCGGTGAGAGGCCGGTGGAGATAATTACCGAGAGGGGCCCTATGGGAAGGGCATTGTTCATCTTCAGGTTTTCAGGGGACAGGGAGGTGCGTGTTCACGCCCGGGTCACGGCGAGAGACCGTGTGGTGAGGACGGTCAGGTCACTTTCAAGGGGGATGACCCTGAACAGGGCGGTCCTC
It includes:
- the gchK gene encoding globin-coupled histidine kinase codes for the protein MRRYIYILFALFFVVSLSGTLLSGIYLSRLRGALEVVVEAGESMRQRDLLHQRVEDLLGVSKDDDAYHEVIDDIKKRLRKCEGCHHKGAYKEKVEKIKEAFLLVGNSTPGAKKATARLYSLTRSASQKGQELIMNRTERALRVSREVFPLFFSTVLALMVLLVVFTVIIIRRAELYTRKVVKAAGLIAEGKAVGGTIFREEFKPVGDAFGLLQREITIREEKLLNWNRRWQMTFDSINETMAVCDISGMIVQANRAFKERFGYDSEGLKLCDLVCRDFASVVRCPMQRAIDTGEIQQETLAKEGCVLDIVAYPLAGQDGSLQGGIWIGRDITKEKELEARALQSEKMVALGELVSGIAHEVNNPLSVALGYSEMLLDSGEVNERDSKRLEKIFNAIKRSSNIIRNLLDFARKRPPEEIECNLSEITEGILDLMAYELNSEGITILKEFADLPPVKGDPFQLRQVALNLLKNARDALRETGNEEGIIKTRTFVEGGRVFLEVTDNGPMIPEDIMGRIFEPFFTTKDIGKGTGLGLSITYSIVKWHGGDLFVENLPEGGVRFTAAFPSMMGDGALPA
- a CDS encoding HDOD domain protein, whose protein sequence is MVDKEAILKDCTLPAMPHVGAKILRVVNDPLTSVEELQDTMISDQAITSRILMIANSAYYGLRRKVDTLSDALFVLGFEAVKKIAIAVSTKDIYNFHGLIEQKLWEHAIGVSIAAGLVGEKQSAYKVSIEECIVAGLLHDIGKAVMNRSQPERYAMVVETVYEDHIPFCRAEEDLFGFTHQEVGALLFQKWRLPDDLAAITGNHHKRHEIDESDRERGFCTVIAFADSLCVRLGVGYREPMPDIVSDNSGVTEELGLGIGDMEELIGMFKERYIMEKLSFLN
- the flgG_1 gene encoding flagellar basal-body rod protein FlgG — encoded protein: MYKGIYIAASGAITRERELSVITKNIANAATHAYKKEKLSFSSFLLPSTVDASYSEKVMTEESGIITDFSQGGMTSTGDPFDLALEGNGFFALEGNRYTRKGSFGLDGEGYLISSEGYRVLGDDGNPLKIPSGRMDVNEEGFITVKGTNVGRINVVDFPKPYNLLKVGDGLYLSRDNAAPVRADARVVQGTLEGSNVNIIQAMVEMMRAVREVEAYQKMMRAFDENAGKAINEIGRI
- the flgG_2 gene encoding flagellar basal-body rod protein FlgG, whose amino-acid sequence is MMRSLFIAATGMEAQKLNIEVISNNLANANTPGFKKSRADFQELMYQEIKTPGAASGDGAQLPSGIQIGLGVKPAAVQKIFEQGDFVQTGNPLDMTIEGGGFFQVVKPDGEIAYTRAGTFKLDSEGRIVTSNGYAVEPEITIPSDTTQITIGDDGRINVLQPGSNTPTEVGQMELAKFANPGGLKPIGKSLFVETASSGAPNTGTPGSDGLGTIQQGFIEMSNVDVVEEMIQLIVSQRAYELSSKTVQAVDEMLQMTNNIKR